AGTTCGACCTGCTGGTGATGGGATCGCACGGTGCCGGCGCGTTGAAGAGCCTCGTGCTCGGCTCCGTCGCCACGAAGGTATTGGCCCGATGCACGGTACCGGTCCTGCTGGTGCGCTGAGGTGCTGACGCGGCCCGTCGTGCTCACACGCTGAGCGCTTCGAGCCGGTCGATGAAGACGACCAGCCCGGCAAGGATGCTCTTGCGTGCTGCAGCCGTGGTGAACCAGGCAGCCCGGTCTGCTTCTGCGTAGGTGTTGACCTTGCCCGATCGCGGCGGCCATTCCAGTTCGAAGGTGTTCGACACCAGCGCCCCAGGATCGCAGTCGCCCTCGAAGGCCCAGGCCGACACGCGCTTGCCGCTGCGCAGGCGAGCCTCTCCCAGGCTCAGATGGCGTGTTCCCGGCGCAAAGCCGGTTTCCTCGGTGAACTCTCGCTTGGCGGCATCGAGGGCATTCTCGACGTCACTGTCGTACTCGCCCTTCGGAAACGACCATGCTCCCTCGTCGCGCCGCGCCCAGAAGGGGCCGCCGGGGTGCACCAACAGCACCTCGAGCACGCCTTCATGGCGGCGGTACATGAGCAATCCAGCGCTTCGCTTTGCCATCTGCGCGCATTGGATCATGCGCAGGGGCCGTTGTGCAGGCCGAAGTGACGTTCGTTTGATCTGCAGCAAGGCCGCCTCGCGACCGCCATGGGAGGCTAGGGCCTTCCAACTGGAAATTCGTATGGTCCACACCACCACCAAAATCATCCGTGAAGAGCACGCAGCGCTATCGGCGATGCTGCGCTCCATCCTGCTGCTCCTGGCGCAGCATCGCCGGCAAGGTACGCTGCCCGATTTCGGTGCGCTGCGGGCGATGCTGTTCTACGTCGATGAGTTTCCCGAGAAGCGGCACCATCGCAAGGAGACGGAGCTGCTGTTCCCGAAGCTGCGTGCGCGCACGCCGCTTTCGCGCGAACTGCTCGATCGCCTGGACGATGACCACGCGCGTGGCGAGCGAAAGATCCGCGAGGTCGAACACGCCTTGCTCGGGTTCGAGATGATCGGCGAGCCACGCCGGCACGCCTTCGAGCAGGCGGCGGAGCGCTATGTCGACTTCTATCTTGCCCACATGGCGATGGAAGAAAGGGAGATCCTGCCGTTGGCCGAACGGGTGCTCACCGACGACGATTGGGCCGACCTGGACGAGGCCTTCCGCGCCAACCGGGATCCGTTGACCGGCTGCGAACCCGAAGCGGACTACCGTGCACTTTTCACGCGCATTGTCAATGCAGTGCCCGCACCAATTGGGTTGGGCGCGGCCAGTTGACGTCGTACCTGGAGCGCCGCGCCTTGATCTTCCGCAAGCCTGCGCAATGGCCTGGGCATGAGTATCAGGCGAGCAACGCACGAGGTACGCATGAGAACTCACACGACCGGCCGGCCTGCGGCCGATGAACTTTCCCGCCTGGATGCGTGGTGGCGGGCCGCCAACTATCTTTCCGTAGGCCAGATCTACTTGGTGGACAACCCGCTGTTGCGTGTGCCGCTCGCACTGGAGCACATCAAGCCACGCCTGCTCGGCCACTGGGGCACGACGCCGGGATTGAACTTCATCTACGCACACATGAATCGCGCGATCAGGGCGCGCGACCTGGATGCGATCTTCGTTGCGGGTCCCGGTCATGGCGGCCCGGGCGTCGTGGCCAATGCGTGGCTGGAAGGTACCTATAGCGAGGTCTATCCGAATGTGGGGCAGAACGCCCAGGGAATGCAACGGCTTTTCAAGCAGTTCTCCTTTCCCGGTGGCATCTCCAGTCATGTCGGGGCCGGGACGCCAGGCTCGATCCACGAGGGTGGCGAACTCGGCTACTCCCTGCTGCACGCCTATGGTGCCGTCTTCGACAACCCGGACCTGCTGGCCTGCTGCGTGGTGGGTGATGGCGAAGCGGAGACCGGCGCGCTGGCAGCCAGTTGGCATTCGAACAAGTTCCTGAATCCGGCACACGACGGCGCCGTCTTGCCGATCCTGCATCTCAACGGCTACAAGATCGCCGGCCCGACGGTCCTTGCACGCATCGGCGACGAGGAGTTGACCCAGCTGATGCGCGGCTACGGCTACGAGCCTCATTTTGTTTCGGGGGACGAGCCGGATGCGATGCACCGGACGATGGCCACCGCACTCGACACGGCGCTCGATGTGATCAACGCCATACAGGTGGAAGCCCGCGAGGATGGCTTCAGCCGACGCCGGCACTGGCCGATGATCGTCCTGCGCTCCCCCAAAGGCTGGACAGGTCCCAAGACCGTGGATGGAGTGCCGATCGAGGGGACGCAACGCGCGCACCAGGTGCCTTTGAACGGGTTCGTCGAGAACCCTTCCCATGTCGGACTGCTCGAGGACTGGATGCGCAGCTACCGCCCGGAGGAGCTCTTCGACGAAGACGGTGCATTGCGTGCGGACATTGCCGATCTCGCTCCCCGCGGGGCGCGTCGCATGAGCGCCAATCCGCACGCCAACGGCGGTCTGCTTCTCAAGGATCTCCGGATGCCGGAATTCTGCGATTACGCGGTGGCCGTCCCCGCGCCGGGAGCGGTGAAGGCGGAAGCCACGCGGGTTGCCGGCGAGTTCTTGCGCGATGTCATGCGGCTCAATGCCGCAGACTGCAATTTTCGAATGATGGCACCCGACGAAACCACCTCGAACCGCCTGGGCGCGGTCTTCGAGGTCAGCAAACGGACCTCGACGGCCGAGATTCTCCCGGGCGACGACCACGTCGCGCCGGACGGGCGCGTGATGGAAGTGCTCAGCGAACAGCTGTGCCAAGGGTGGCTGGAAGGCTATCTGCTTTCCGGGCGGCACGGCCTGTTCTCGTGCTATGAAGCCTTCATTCACATCATCGACTCGATGTTCAACCAGCATGCGAAATGGCTGAAGGTATCCAGCGGCATTCCGTGGCGCAGGCCGATCGCATCATTGAACTATCTGCTGACCAGCCACGTCTGGCGACAGGACCACAATGGCTTCAGCCATCAGGATCCGGGCTTCATCGATCACGTGGCCAGCAAGAAGGCCGAAGTGGTGCGCATCTACCTGCCGCCCGATGCCAACACGCTGCTCTCGGTGACCGATCACTGCTTGCGAAGCCGCGGCTATGTCAACGTGATCGTGGCCGGCAAGCAACCGGAGTTCCAGTGGCTGGACATGGAATCTGCCGTGCGGCACTGCAGCGTCGGGATGGGGATCTGGACCTGGGCCAGCAACGACGAAGGCCAGGCACCCGACGTGGTCATGGCCTGTGCCGGCGACGTGGCGACGCTGGAGACGCTCGCTGCGGTCGATCTGCTTCGGCGCGAGTTGCCCGACCTGAAGGTGCGCGTGGTCAATGTGGTCGACCTGATGAGCCTGCAGTCTCCGTCGGAACACCCGCATGGGCTTGCGGACGCGGAGTTCGATTCGATCTTCACCGAGGACAAGCCGGTGATCTTCGCCTTCCACGGCTACCCGTGGCTGATTCATCGGCTCACGTACAGGCGCACCAACCACGCCAACTTCCACGTGCACGGCTACCGGGAGGAAGGCACGACCACGACCCCGTTCGACATGACCGTGCTGAACCGGCTCGACCGCTTCCACCTCGCTGCGGATGCCATCGACCGCGTGCCGCGTGTCCGCGATGCCGCAGGTCACGTCAAGCAGCACTTGCGCGATCGTCTGCTGTCGCACCGGGCATGGATCACTTCCCGCGGAGAAGACATGCCGGAGATCTTGAACTGGCGCTGGGCGAGCTGATCCGGGCCTTGTTCCTGGCGGCTACATCTGGCCACGCTTGAAGTTCTCGGGCCCCGCGACGACAGCAGCCAGAAACAGATCGATCGAGAACTCGATCATGCGCTGCGTGTCGAGGTTGCTGTCGGTGCGTGGAATGCGTCCACCCAGGATGAGCGCCGCGACGCCGTGCTCCATCGACCAGGCCGCATGCGAAAGGTAGTGGAGCTGCTCCTTGTCCCAGCCGCTCTCGAGCGCCAGCTCGAACACCGAGTCCGAGAAGTACGAGTATGAGATGTTGCTCGTCGCTTCGACATCGCCGCGCACGAATTCCTGCAGCAGCCGGGGGCCGGTCATCAGGTCGAACAGCCCGGCGTGCATCTGGGCATAGCGCACGTAGCTCAGCATCATCTCGCGAGCCTTCGGCAGGGCAGGCAGGTGCCGCGCGAAGATCTCCTTGCGCTGCTCCGCAAGCTGCTTGAATCCGCTGACGGCGATGGCTGCCAGCAACTCCTCCTTGCCCTTGAAGTGGCGCGACGGAGCCGCTTCGGAAACACCCAGCCGGCGTGCCAGGGCGCGCAAGCTCAGCTCGCTCGCCCCGTTTTCCTCGAACATCCTGCGGCCTTCCTCCACCAACGCATTGCGCAACCCGCCTCGCTCGTAGGCCGGCTCGCGCAGCTGCGGCGGCAATGCTCGCGGCCTCTTGGCAGCGGTTCGCGCAGCGCTGCGGTTTGGTGTCTGTGACGCCTTGCTGGTCATCGCTGGAGGGCTCCTTGCAACTCGGCCGATCTTACAAGCGCGAGTCGCGGGAATCGGATCTCACGTTATCGGGTTAACACTGATAACTAGAGCTGTTAACACCGTTATCATTGGCCGCAAGGGTGCGATGGCCATCCCGGCGATGTCACCTCGAAGGAGAAGATCAATGAGCTCGATTTCGTACGAAAAGGACGGTGCCGTCGGCATCGTCAGCATGGCCAAGCCACCGCACAACCTGATCGACAACACGATGCTCCAGGAGCTTGCGTCCACCTACGCGAGGGCAGTCGAGGAGGGGTGCCGCTCGATCCTGTTGCGAAGCTCGATGCGTCACTTCTGCGCCGGCGCCGACCTCAACGTCCTCGCGTCGGAGCGATGGGATCAGAAGGCGCTTGCGAGACTCTGGGCGTCGCTGGAAGACGTGCCGATCCCGACGGTCGCGGCTGTTCACGGCGCGGCACTGGGCGGCGGCTTCGAGCTGGCGTTGATGTGCGACATGATCATCGCGGCAGACACCGCTTCCTTCGGCATGGCAGAGGCCTCGCTGGGGCTGCTGCCGCTCCTCGGAGGCGTCCAGCGCGTCGTGCAGCGCGCAGGCCTGGCGCGTGGCAAGGAAATGGCCATGTTCGGCCGCCGTCACGATCCTCGGGCGCTGGAGCGCTGGGGCGTGGTCAACCTGGTCGCAGCAGAAGCCGAGCTCTCCGGCGTCTCGATCTCGTGGGCCCGGCAACTCGCGGCCGGGGCGACGGTGGCGCTGCGTGGCATCAAGACCGTCGCGAACCTCTCGGCCCGCAGCGGCATCTCGGCCGCCGACGCGCGACAGGAAGAGGTCAACGCGTCGATGTGGAACAGCGCCGATCAGGCACGCGGCCTCGCAGCCTTTGCGGCCACCGGCCCGGGCTCCGCCGTCTTCGAAGGAGATTGAACATGAGCGCGCCACTGGAAGGTCTGAGGGTCGTCGATTTCACCCGCGTGCTGTCCGGTCCGGGCTGCACCAAGGCGCTGCGTGACCTGGGTGCCGACGTCACCAAGATCGAGCCGCCTGCAGGCGATGTGGGCCGGGCGGGCGTACCGCATATCGGCGCCATGTCGACCTACTACGCCCAGCAGAACGCCGGCAAGCGCAACATCAGCCTCGACCTGAACTGGCCCGAGGCGCGAGACATCGTGGCGAAGCTCTGTGCCGATGCCGACGTGATCGTCGAGAACTTCCGTCCCGGAACGCTCGCGCGTTTCGGCTTCGGCTACGACGATGTGGCGAAGTTCAATCCGAAGATCGTTTACGTGTCGATCAGCGGCTACGGTCAAACGGGGCCATGGCGCAATCGACCCGCTTTCGCGCCGACGGTTCATGCCGAGACCGGCCTGACGGACATCCTTCAGAAGCACTACGAGGGCGCGATGGTCGAGATGCGCAACGACGCATGCAGCCATGCCGACGTCTATACGGGGCTCCATGGGGTCATCGCGGTGCTGGCCGCATTGCAGCATCGGTCACGCACCGGAGAGGGTCAATACGTCGACGTCTCGATGGCAGCGACGATGCTTTCGGCCAATGAACGCGCCGGCGCGCAGTTGTCAGGGCTTGATGTGAACGACGAGCCGTACGCCCTGAGCGCCAACGAGTCGCCGATCTTCGAACTGCCGGATGGACGGCGCCTCACGATCGCGACGAGTCCGGTGTTCTCGCCGATGTTCATTCGGTACTGCTCGATGATGCGCCGCACGGATCTGCTCAAGGATCCGCGTTTTGCCACGGCAACCCTTCGAAAGCTCAATCTTTCGAGCTTGCTGGCCGAGGTCAAGGCCTGGATCCTGACCTTCACCGACCTGGACCAGCTCCAGGCGCAAGTCAGCGAAGCGGGCCTGGCGATCGGCGTCGTGCGCAGCACGCAGGATCTCGCGGATTCCGAGTGGGCGAAGGATTGGGGCGCGGTCGTCGAAGTCGAAGACCGTGAAGGCGGAACCGTGCGCATGCCCGGGCCTCCGTGGCGCTTCGGCCGCTCCCGGCTGCCGGCGCCGGGCTTGCCCTACTTCCAGGGGGAAAGCAACGCGGAAGTGCTTGGCGAGCTGGGGATTCCGGCCAAGCAAATCGAAGCACTGCGCAAGCAAGGGGTTCTGCGAAGCCGTCGCAGCCCGGCTGGTGCGTTCGACTGAACAGCGTCGAGGCGAATCCCATGCGCACGATCGATCGAACCCACGATGCCGCGGCGAGCAGTTGGCTGGGGAGCGCGAACACGCCAGGCACCGACTTTCCGATCCAGAATTTGCCGTTTGCCGTGTTCCGAAGGGCAGGGAGCCGCGAAATGCCACGCGGCGGCGTTGCCATCGGCGACGAGGTCCTGGACCTGGCTGCCTTGAGCAGGACCCAGTGCCTCGAAGGCTTGGCGCTGCGAGCCGCGCAGTCCTGCGCCGCACCGGTGCTCAACGACTTCCTCGCCATGGGGCCCGTGGCATGGCGCACATTGCGGGGCGCGCTCTTCGACCTCCTGCACACGGGCGAGGTCGCCACTGCGCCGTCGCACGTCGAGACGGTCCGAGGCTGCCTGGTTCCGCAATCCGAGGTGGAGCACGCGCTTCCCGTCCGGATCGGCGACTACACGGACTTCTACACGTCGATCCACCACGCACGAACGATCAGCCGTCTGTTGGACCCGAAGGGCGAGGTACCCCGGAACTTCCAATGGGTGCCCACTGCGTACCACGGGCGGGTGTCTTCCATCGGGGTCGCGGGGCAGAAGTTCCGGCGGCCGCATGGCCAGGCGCTGCGGGACGGAAGCACCACGCCCGAATACGGACCTTCCAGGCGCCTCGACTACGAACTCGAGCTCGGCATCTATGTCGGCGCGGGCAATGCGCTGGGCGAGCGCATTGCGCTTTCGCGCGCCGAGGACCACGTCTTCGGCATTTCGCTGCTCAACGACTGGTCAGCGCGGGATATCCAGGCCTGGGAGATGGCGCCTCTCGGACCGTTCCATGCAAAGAACTTCACCACCACGGTCTCGCCCTGGATCATCACGATGGACGCACTAGCCCCCTACAGGATGCCGTGGACCCGGCCCGCGGCCGATCCGCAGCCATTGCCCTACCTGGAGAGCGCCTCTCACCGCGCAGGAGGAGCCATCGACATCCGGCTCCAAGTGTCCATCGAGACCCATCGCATGCGCGAAGCCGGCCTTGCAGCCGAGGCGTTGTCACGCACCAGCTTCTCTCATCACTATTGGTCCATCGCGCAGATGGTCACTCACCACGCCGCCGGCGGCTGCAATCTGCAGCCGGGCGACCTGCTGGGCAGCGGCACGATCTCCGGACCGGAGCCTGCCGAAGCGGGCGCACTGATGGAGCTCGCGCTTGCCGGCAAGAAACCGGTGCAACTCGGCAACGGCGAGCGTCGAAGCTTCCTGGAGGATGGGGACGCGATCATCTTCCACGGGTGGTGCGAGCGTGAAGGATTCAATCGCATCGGCTTCGGCTTCAACCATGGGCTGGTGCTTGCGGCACTGTCGCAGTCCGAGGAATAGTTTCGCTTCTGCCAATCGGCATTCCGGTCTTTCGTCAACGACAACCACATCGGAGCTCATCATGAAGACTAGCAATCAAGCGACCGGCCGCCTTGTCGGCTGGATCGTCGCAATGGCAGCGCTGCAGCCCTTCGGCGCCGCCGTAGCGCAGGCGCCTTCCTCGAAGCCCGTGGTGCTGCGCGTCGCCTATCCCGCAGGTGGCCCTGCCGACGTCGCGGCGCGCAAGATCCAGGTGCCGCTGCAGTCGACACTCGGGCAGACGGTCATCGTCGAGAACCTGCCCGGCGCAGGCGGATCGATCGCCGCGGCCAACGTGCTGAACGCTCCGCCGGACGGCCAGACGCTGCTGGTGACGACCGGCAACGACATGATCCTCTCGCCCCTCGCGATGTCGCAGGTGAAGTACAAGCCCGAGAACTACCGGCTGTTGGCGACCATCCTGCCGACCGACTTCACGCTGGTGACGAGTGCCGAGCACGCCTTCGCCAATGTCGACGAGCTCATCGAGCATTCGAAGAAGGCGGGCGGCAAGGAGATGACGGTCGGCAGCTGGGGCTACGGCTCGGCGCCCTACCTGGTGGCGGCGGACTTCGCCGCTGCCACGGGCGCGCGGCTGATGGATGTGCCCTACAAGGGGGCGGCGCCTGTCGTCCAGGCGCTGCTCAGCCGCGAGATCGACATGGCTTTCGTGCCGCTGGCGCCCAACGTGCTGGAGTTGGTGCGCACGGGCAAGATCAAGGCGATCGGCGTCGCGAACACGAAGCGCAACCCCTTCCTGGCCCAGGTGCCCACGCTGAGCGAGGGCAAGTACCTCAAGAACTTTGTCTATAGCGCGTGGGCAGCTGTCTTCATCCCGGCCTCCGCGCCCGAATCCACGGCCGCCAGGCTCGGCAAGGACTTGGCAGAGATCGTGAAGGGCGACGAGTTCCAGCGCTTTCTTCGCGACTCGGCCGCGTTGCCTGTCGAACCCATGACGCTCGCACAGGCCGATGCCTTCTATCGGCAGGAGATCGAGAAGTTCCGCCGCATCGCCAAGCTCGTCAAGCTCGAACCACAGTAGCAGGAGTTTCCATGATCAACGCCCCCCGAACACCGGATGTCTCGGTGACGACCTCCGTCCTTCCCGTGGACCACGTGAAGATCACCACGCCGAAGCCCTATGCCGAAGTCAAGGCGGCGCTCGAATCCAGGCTCGGCCGGCTCGATGATTCCATTCGGAATCTGTTGAAGAAGAACGAGATCGAAGCCGTCCGCGCCGCCCTGCAGAAGGCGGCGGGTGAAGATGGACTGGCCATCCACTATGTCGGCCCGCATGGAGACTGGCTGGCGCTGAAGGGTGAGCGCAGGAATGCGACCGCGTACCTGATCGGCAACGTGCTGTACGCCGTGCAGATGACGAGCATCGATCTTGCGGCCGGTCTCTATGCGCCGCTGCGGGTCGTCCTCTATGAAAACGCGGAGGGCGGCTCGACCTTCGAGTACGACAAGCCGTCGACGCAATTCAGCCAGTTCCGGCAACCGGAGATCGACCGCGTGGCGGCGATCCTCGACGAGCGGCTTCATTCGGTCCTGATCAAGGTGGGTACGCCATGACAAGCGGCTGCCTCAAGCGCCTGGCCTGGATCGGCCTCGCGAGCGTGCTCGCGCTCGCCTCGTCGCTCTCGTTCGCAGAGAGTTATCCCTCGCGGCCCGTCAAGATCGTCGTGCCGTACACCGCAGGCGGCCCCGTGGATCAGCTGGCGCGGGGGCTCGCGGAGCGGCTCGGCAAATCGTCGGGACAGCCGTTCGTTGTCGAGAACAAGCCGGGCGGCAATACCATCGTGGCCGCCTCGATGGTCGCCAAGGCGCCGGCGGACGGCTACACGCTGTTCATGGCCTCGTCCGCCAGCCTGGCCGTGAATCCCCTGGTCTACCGCAAGCTCGCCTACGACCCCGATCGCGACTTCGCAGCCGTTTCCCTGGTCGCCACGGCACCGCTGGTGATGGTGGTCGGAAACTCCACGCCGGCCACCCGCCTGAAGGAGCTGATCCCCTACATCCGCAGCCGCGAAGGCAACTTTGCCTATGCCTCGAACGGCAACGGCAATCCGCTGCACCTGGCCTGTGCGCTCTTCGGATCGATGGCCAACGTGGACATGCTGCACGTGCCCTACAACGGCACCGCGCCGGCCGTTGCGAGCGTGCTTGCCGGCGACACGCAGATGACCTGCGACATCGTGCTGAGCTCGATGCCCCAGATCAAGGCGGGCAAGCTCCGCGCGATCGGCATCGTGGGCCCTCGGCGCGTCGAAGCGCTTCCCGATGTGCCGACGCTGGCGGAAGAAGGGCTGCTCGGCGTCGATGCTGCCGTCTGGTTCGCGTTGGTGGCGCCGGCGGCCACGCCGCCCGAGGTCGTGGCCAAACTGAACAAGGAAGTGGTCAAGGCCATCGACGATCCGGCCATGAAGGCGCGCTTCAGCGCCATGGCGATGGAGCTCGGCAGCAGCTCGCCGCAGGGCGTCGTCGACCTGACGAACCGCGAACGCAGCAAGTGGGCGGCTGTCGTGCGCAAGTACGACATCAAGGTCGAATGAGGCTCGGGCCAATGAACCCCACCGCATGCAAGATGCAAGCGCAGGACGAGTG
Above is a window of Variovorax sp. RA8 DNA encoding:
- a CDS encoding NUDIX domain-containing protein; amino-acid sequence: MIQCAQMAKRSAGLLMYRRHEGVLEVLLVHPGGPFWARRDEGAWSFPKGEYDSDVENALDAAKREFTEETGFAPGTRHLSLGEARLRSGKRVSAWAFEGDCDPGALVSNTFELEWPPRSGKVNTYAEADRAAWFTTAAARKSILAGLVVFIDRLEALSV
- a CDS encoding hemerythrin domain-containing protein yields the protein MVHTTTKIIREEHAALSAMLRSILLLLAQHRRQGTLPDFGALRAMLFYVDEFPEKRHHRKETELLFPKLRARTPLSRELLDRLDDDHARGERKIREVEHALLGFEMIGEPRRHAFEQAAERYVDFYLAHMAMEEREILPLAERVLTDDDWADLDEAFRANRDPLTGCEPEADYRALFTRIVNAVPAPIGLGAAS
- a CDS encoding phosphoketolase family protein; amino-acid sequence: MRTHTTGRPAADELSRLDAWWRAANYLSVGQIYLVDNPLLRVPLALEHIKPRLLGHWGTTPGLNFIYAHMNRAIRARDLDAIFVAGPGHGGPGVVANAWLEGTYSEVYPNVGQNAQGMQRLFKQFSFPGGISSHVGAGTPGSIHEGGELGYSLLHAYGAVFDNPDLLACCVVGDGEAETGALAASWHSNKFLNPAHDGAVLPILHLNGYKIAGPTVLARIGDEELTQLMRGYGYEPHFVSGDEPDAMHRTMATALDTALDVINAIQVEAREDGFSRRRHWPMIVLRSPKGWTGPKTVDGVPIEGTQRAHQVPLNGFVENPSHVGLLEDWMRSYRPEELFDEDGALRADIADLAPRGARRMSANPHANGGLLLKDLRMPEFCDYAVAVPAPGAVKAEATRVAGEFLRDVMRLNAADCNFRMMAPDETTSNRLGAVFEVSKRTSTAEILPGDDHVAPDGRVMEVLSEQLCQGWLEGYLLSGRHGLFSCYEAFIHIIDSMFNQHAKWLKVSSGIPWRRPIASLNYLLTSHVWRQDHNGFSHQDPGFIDHVASKKAEVVRIYLPPDANTLLSVTDHCLRSRGYVNVIVAGKQPEFQWLDMESAVRHCSVGMGIWTWASNDEGQAPDVVMACAGDVATLETLAAVDLLRRELPDLKVRVVNVVDLMSLQSPSEHPHGLADAEFDSIFTEDKPVIFAFHGYPWLIHRLTYRRTNHANFHVHGYREEGTTTTPFDMTVLNRLDRFHLAADAIDRVPRVRDAAGHVKQHLRDRLLSHRAWITSRGEDMPEILNWRWAS
- a CDS encoding TetR/AcrR family transcriptional regulator, yielding MTSKASQTPNRSAARTAAKRPRALPPQLREPAYERGGLRNALVEEGRRMFEENGASELSLRALARRLGVSEAAPSRHFKGKEELLAAIAVSGFKQLAEQRKEIFARHLPALPKAREMMLSYVRYAQMHAGLFDLMTGPRLLQEFVRGDVEATSNISYSYFSDSVFELALESGWDKEQLHYLSHAAWSMEHGVAALILGGRIPRTDSNLDTQRMIEFSIDLFLAAVVAGPENFKRGQM
- a CDS encoding enoyl-CoA hydratase/isomerase family protein; translated protein: MSSISYEKDGAVGIVSMAKPPHNLIDNTMLQELASTYARAVEEGCRSILLRSSMRHFCAGADLNVLASERWDQKALARLWASLEDVPIPTVAAVHGAALGGGFELALMCDMIIAADTASFGMAEASLGLLPLLGGVQRVVQRAGLARGKEMAMFGRRHDPRALERWGVVNLVAAEAELSGVSISWARQLAAGATVALRGIKTVANLSARSGISAADARQEEVNASMWNSADQARGLAAFAATGPGSAVFEGD
- a CDS encoding CaiB/BaiF CoA transferase family protein, which produces MSAPLEGLRVVDFTRVLSGPGCTKALRDLGADVTKIEPPAGDVGRAGVPHIGAMSTYYAQQNAGKRNISLDLNWPEARDIVAKLCADADVIVENFRPGTLARFGFGYDDVAKFNPKIVYVSISGYGQTGPWRNRPAFAPTVHAETGLTDILQKHYEGAMVEMRNDACSHADVYTGLHGVIAVLAALQHRSRTGEGQYVDVSMAATMLSANERAGAQLSGLDVNDEPYALSANESPIFELPDGRRLTIATSPVFSPMFIRYCSMMRRTDLLKDPRFATATLRKLNLSSLLAEVKAWILTFTDLDQLQAQVSEAGLAIGVVRSTQDLADSEWAKDWGAVVEVEDREGGTVRMPGPPWRFGRSRLPAPGLPYFQGESNAEVLGELGIPAKQIEALRKQGVLRSRRSPAGAFD
- the fahA gene encoding fumarylacetoacetase; translation: MRTIDRTHDAAASSWLGSANTPGTDFPIQNLPFAVFRRAGSREMPRGGVAIGDEVLDLAALSRTQCLEGLALRAAQSCAAPVLNDFLAMGPVAWRTLRGALFDLLHTGEVATAPSHVETVRGCLVPQSEVEHALPVRIGDYTDFYTSIHHARTISRLLDPKGEVPRNFQWVPTAYHGRVSSIGVAGQKFRRPHGQALRDGSTTPEYGPSRRLDYELELGIYVGAGNALGERIALSRAEDHVFGISLLNDWSARDIQAWEMAPLGPFHAKNFTTTVSPWIITMDALAPYRMPWTRPAADPQPLPYLESASHRAGGAIDIRLQVSIETHRMREAGLAAEALSRTSFSHHYWSIAQMVTHHAAGGCNLQPGDLLGSGTISGPEPAEAGALMELALAGKKPVQLGNGERRSFLEDGDAIIFHGWCEREGFNRIGFGFNHGLVLAALSQSEE
- a CDS encoding tripartite tricarboxylate transporter substrate binding protein, translating into MKTSNQATGRLVGWIVAMAALQPFGAAVAQAPSSKPVVLRVAYPAGGPADVAARKIQVPLQSTLGQTVIVENLPGAGGSIAAANVLNAPPDGQTLLVTTGNDMILSPLAMSQVKYKPENYRLLATILPTDFTLVTSAEHAFANVDELIEHSKKAGGKEMTVGSWGYGSAPYLVAADFAAATGARLMDVPYKGAAPVVQALLSREIDMAFVPLAPNVLELVRTGKIKAIGVANTKRNPFLAQVPTLSEGKYLKNFVYSAWAAVFIPASAPESTAARLGKDLAEIVKGDEFQRFLRDSAALPVEPMTLAQADAFYRQEIEKFRRIAKLVKLEPQ
- a CDS encoding DUF302 domain-containing protein; its protein translation is MINAPRTPDVSVTTSVLPVDHVKITTPKPYAEVKAALESRLGRLDDSIRNLLKKNEIEAVRAALQKAAGEDGLAIHYVGPHGDWLALKGERRNATAYLIGNVLYAVQMTSIDLAAGLYAPLRVVLYENAEGGSTFEYDKPSTQFSQFRQPEIDRVAAILDERLHSVLIKVGTP
- a CDS encoding Bug family tripartite tricarboxylate transporter substrate binding protein, with protein sequence MTSGCLKRLAWIGLASVLALASSLSFAESYPSRPVKIVVPYTAGGPVDQLARGLAERLGKSSGQPFVVENKPGGNTIVAASMVAKAPADGYTLFMASSASLAVNPLVYRKLAYDPDRDFAAVSLVATAPLVMVVGNSTPATRLKELIPYIRSREGNFAYASNGNGNPLHLACALFGSMANVDMLHVPYNGTAPAVASVLAGDTQMTCDIVLSSMPQIKAGKLRAIGIVGPRRVEALPDVPTLAEEGLLGVDAAVWFALVAPAATPPEVVAKLNKEVVKAIDDPAMKARFSAMAMELGSSSPQGVVDLTNRERSKWAAVVRKYDIKVE